The Nitrospirota bacterium genome includes a region encoding these proteins:
- the ndhC gene encoding NADH-quinone oxidoreductase subunit A, with protein sequence MPSEYLPILIFIIIASAFGLGALIIGYIFRLKKPYFEKLMPYESGITPVGEPRYRFSIRFYIIAMLFVIFDVEAIFIYPWAIVFDMIGIFAFIEMVIFIVILLIGYIYAWRKEAFQWD encoded by the coding sequence ATACCATCAGAATATTTGCCGATACTTATTTTCATTATTATAGCGTCTGCTTTTGGCTTGGGCGCCCTCATCATTGGTTATATCTTCAGATTGAAAAAACCTTATTTTGAAAAGCTTATGCCATATGAATCAGGTATTACGCCTGTTGGAGAACCGAGGTATAGGTTTTCAATTAGATTTTACATAATAGCTATGCTTTTCGTTATCTTCGATGTTGAGGCAATATTTATCTATCCTTGGGCTATTGTTTTTGATATGATAGGGATATTTGCTTTTATCGAAATGGTCATATTTATCGTTATCCTTTTAATCGGTTATATTTATGCCTGGAGAAAAGAAGCATTTCAATGGGATTAA
- a CDS encoding sulfide/dihydroorotate dehydrogenase-like FAD/NAD-binding protein yields MHKILKKEELSDLVTLFEIEAKNIAKKAKAGNFFVLRINEEGERIPLTIADFNEEKGTITTVFQKVGKTTFHLGSLNEGDFIADVIGPLGKNTHIENFGKVICVGGGVGIAPIYPIARALKKAGNKVISIIGARTKNLIFWEEKMQSVSDNLIVTTDDGSYGRKAVVTIPLDELLREQNDIKQVIAIGPAIMMKFVCITTEKYKVKTIVSLNSIMVDATGMCGACRIEVGGETKFACVDGPEFDGHKVDFDLLMSRQRMYIDEEKIAMDDYRKVTEAKSHGR; encoded by the coding sequence ATGCACAAAATTCTGAAGAAAGAAGAGCTTTCGGATCTTGTAACACTGTTCGAAATTGAAGCAAAAAACATTGCAAAAAAAGCAAAGGCAGGAAATTTTTTCGTCTTGAGAATAAATGAAGAAGGAGAGAGAATACCACTCACCATAGCTGATTTTAATGAAGAAAAAGGAACAATAACAACAGTTTTCCAAAAGGTTGGAAAGACAACATTTCATCTCGGATCATTGAACGAAGGAGATTTTATAGCTGATGTCATCGGTCCATTAGGAAAAAATACACATATAGAAAATTTTGGAAAGGTTATATGTGTCGGGGGTGGTGTTGGGATTGCCCCGATTTACCCGATAGCAAGGGCATTGAAAAAAGCTGGGAATAAAGTTATCTCAATTATAGGTGCGAGGACTAAAAATCTTATATTCTGGGAAGAAAAAATGCAGAGTGTATCCGATAATTTAATAGTTACTACTGACGATGGTTCATACGGAAGAAAGGCTGTTGTAACAATACCTCTCGATGAATTATTGAGAGAACAAAACGATATAAAGCAGGTCATAGCTATAGGTCCTGCCATCATGATGAAATTCGTCTGTATAACAACAGAGAAATATAAAGTTAAAACAATAGTTAGTCTCAATTCAATCATGGTTGATGCAACAGGTATGTGCGGTGCCTGCAGGATCGAGGTAGGAGGGGAGACAAAGTTTGCGTGTGTTGATGGACCTGAATTTGACGGACACAAGGTAGATTTCGATTTACTAATGTCAAGACAGAGGATGTATATTGATGAGGAAAAAATCGCGATGGATGATTACAGAAAAGTTACGGAGGCTAAATCGCATGGAAGATAA
- the gltA gene encoding NADPH-dependent glutamate synthase, translating into MEDKRKEEIKKRVDMREQNALERIRNFMEVPYGYTPDEAVQEASRCLNCLRPACRKGCPVSVDIPSFIKLIKEGKFIEAAWKIKEENALPAVCGRVCPQESQCESLCILGKKGQAVAIGNLERFVADYEAEHGQIQIPERAKSTGRKVAIIGTGPGGLTCAADLIKSGHQVTLFEALHKPGGVLVYGIPEFRLPKIIVDREVDYIKKLGVELILNAVIGKLYTIDELLTIHGYDACFIATGAGTPIFLGIPGENLNGIYSANEFLTRANLMKAYLFPEYDTPIKRGRNVAVFGGGNVAMDSARVALRLGAEKVYLIYRRSEAEMPARKAEIHHAREEGIEFMFLTNPVRFIDDGKGNLRAVECIKMQLGEPDESGRCKPIPVKGSNFQIEIDVAIPAIGTRSNKLLLNTIPDIQLNNKGYIVADIETGMTSKPGVFAGGDIITGSATVILAMGAGRKAAKAINEYLKWKYWDTSKIVS; encoded by the coding sequence ATGGAAGATAAAAGAAAAGAAGAAATTAAAAAGAGAGTTGATATGAGAGAGCAGAATGCTCTCGAACGCATACGAAATTTTATGGAAGTCCCTTATGGATATACACCTGATGAAGCTGTTCAGGAGGCATCAAGATGTTTGAATTGCCTGCGACCTGCTTGCAGAAAAGGCTGTCCTGTATCTGTTGATATACCTTCTTTTATAAAATTAATAAAAGAGGGGAAATTCATAGAGGCTGCATGGAAAATAAAAGAAGAAAACGCACTTCCTGCTGTTTGTGGAAGGGTATGTCCACAGGAATCACAATGTGAATCACTTTGCATCCTCGGCAAGAAAGGGCAGGCTGTAGCAATCGGAAATCTTGAAAGATTTGTTGCTGACTATGAGGCAGAACACGGACAAATTCAAATTCCTGAGAGAGCAAAGTCTACAGGCAGAAAAGTAGCTATAATCGGTACCGGGCCCGGTGGATTGACATGTGCTGCTGATTTGATAAAGTCAGGTCATCAGGTGACTCTATTTGAGGCATTACACAAACCAGGTGGAGTTCTGGTTTATGGAATCCCCGAATTCAGACTACCAAAAATAATTGTTGATAGAGAAGTAGATTATATTAAGAAACTTGGAGTTGAATTGATATTAAATGCAGTAATCGGAAAACTCTACACCATTGATGAACTCCTTACAATTCATGGATATGATGCATGCTTTATTGCGACCGGTGCAGGTACGCCTATCTTTTTAGGGATACCCGGTGAAAATCTCAATGGCATTTATTCAGCAAATGAATTTCTTACAAGGGCAAACTTAATGAAAGCATATCTTTTCCCTGAATATGATACCCCAATTAAAAGGGGAAGAAATGTAGCTGTATTTGGTGGAGGCAATGTTGCCATGGATTCTGCAAGAGTTGCATTAAGACTTGGTGCAGAAAAAGTTTATCTAATTTACAGACGCTCAGAAGCCGAGATGCCAGCGAGGAAGGCAGAAATACATCATGCCCGTGAAGAAGGAATTGAGTTCATGTTTTTAACTAACCCTGTAAGATTTATTGATGATGGTAAAGGTAATTTAAGAGCTGTGGAATGTATAAAAATGCAATTGGGTGAACCTGATGAATCTGGAAGATGCAAACCGATTCCTGTTAAGGGAAGCAATTTTCAGATTGAAATAGATGTAGCGATTCCAGCGATTGGCACAAGAAGTAACAAACTCCTTTTAAACACAATACCTGACATTCAATTAAACAATAAAGGTTATATTGTCGCTGATATAGAAACAGGTATGACTTCAAAGCCAGGAGTTTTTGCTGGAGGAGATATTATCACCGGCTCTGCAACAGTAATACTTGCAATGGGTGCCGGGAGAAAAGCTGCAAAAGCGATAAACGAATATCTCAAGTGGAAATACTGGGATACAAGCAAGATAGTTTCCTAA
- a CDS encoding HD domain-containing protein codes for MKKADLEFFKDWFSDYCRTFYSDNAEDQKNIVLKEKHTSHVCENIVQIAKELSLDHNSILLAETIALFHDIGRFPQYSKYKTFRDSNSVNHGLLGADTLIENKILKNLSLDEQELIIKSVKFHNAFSVPKKEKKEIVFFIQLIRDADKLDIWRVFLEYYEAPDEDKASAVSLDLPDTSDYTQEVIDVIYQKRIVSLSTIKTLNDFKLLQLSWIFDLNFKPSFQLLLKRNYINRIISHLPQTEEISNVSLFLNEFIKKRLQY; via the coding sequence ATGAAAAAGGCAGATTTGGAATTTTTCAAAGATTGGTTTTCTGATTATTGCAGAACATTTTATTCAGATAATGCAGAAGACCAGAAGAACATCGTACTTAAAGAAAAACATACATCACACGTCTGTGAAAATATAGTTCAGATTGCAAAGGAGTTATCTCTCGATCATAATAGCATTCTTTTAGCTGAAACGATTGCACTTTTTCATGATATAGGAAGATTCCCGCAGTATTCTAAGTATAAAACTTTCAGGGACAGTAACTCAGTTAATCACGGACTCCTCGGAGCTGATACACTAATTGAAAATAAAATACTAAAGAATCTTTCACTGGATGAACAAGAGTTAATTATTAAGTCTGTAAAATTTCACAACGCATTTTCGGTACCCAAAAAAGAAAAAAAAGAGATTGTTTTCTTTATTCAGTTGATACGTGATGCTGATAAGCTCGATATCTGGAGGGTTTTTCTTGAATATTATGAGGCTCCTGACGAAGATAAAGCCTCTGCCGTAAGTCTCGATCTGCCGGATACATCAGATTATACACAAGAGGTTATTGATGTAATATATCAAAAGAGGATTGTTTCTCTTAGCACCATTAAGACACTTAATGATTTTAAACTTTTACAGCTTTCCTGGATATTTGATTTAAATTTCAAACCTTCTTTTCAATTGCTTTTGAAAAGAAATTATATAAACAGGATTATTTCCCACCTCCCACAAACTGAAGAGATTAGCAATGTCTCCTTATTTTTGAATGAGTTTATAAAAAAGAGATTGCAGTATTAG
- the tadA gene encoding tRNA adenosine(34) deaminase TadA — protein MFDEKDIYFMRIALDEAESAFRAGEVPVGAVLVKKGSIISKAHNRRESINDPTGHAEMLAIRLGAHKLDTWRLTETTLYVTKEPCIMCAGAMVNARLGRLVFGCKDEKSGAVISLYNLLSDKRLNHQVKVLSGILEDSCAEILKRFFQQRR, from the coding sequence ATGTTTGATGAAAAGGATATTTATTTTATGAGAATTGCGCTCGATGAAGCAGAATCTGCTTTTCGTGCAGGCGAAGTACCTGTTGGCGCTGTTCTTGTTAAAAAGGGAAGTATTATTTCTAAAGCTCATAATCGTCGGGAAAGCATTAATGATCCTACAGGTCATGCAGAGATGCTGGCGATAAGGTTGGGAGCCCACAAACTTGATACCTGGAGATTGACAGAAACAACTCTATATGTGACAAAAGAACCCTGTATTATGTGTGCAGGAGCAATGGTGAATGCACGGCTTGGCAGACTTGTCTTCGGATGTAAGGATGAGAAAAGTGGAGCAGTCATAAGCCTTTATAACCTCCTTTCGGATAAACGTCTCAATCATCAGGTTAAAGTATTATCAGGAATTTTAGAAGATAGTTGTGCTGAAATCCTAAAAAGATTTTTCCAGCAACGAAGATAG
- a CDS encoding DUF488 domain-containing protein, which translates to MKKIYTLGTDRRTEEDFIEILLAYSIQSLIDVRSFPRSRITIYIKENLENLLIQQGIDYHYLGKELGGFRKGGYVSYIITDEFIKGIELLESIAEQKNSVIICAEKFPWKCHRRWIARELQKRGWIVEHIIDKGKVWVPK; encoded by the coding sequence ATGAAAAAAATTTACACTCTCGGAACTGACAGGAGGACTGAAGAAGATTTCATAGAGATTCTCCTTGCTTACAGTATTCAGTCATTAATAGACGTCCGCAGTTTTCCGAGAAGTAGAATAACAATATATATCAAGGAAAATCTTGAAAATCTTTTAATACAGCAAGGCATAGATTATCACTATCTCGGCAAAGAACTGGGGGGATTCAGAAAGGGAGGCTATGTTTCTTACATCATCACTGATGAATTTATTAAAGGTATTGAACTTCTTGAATCTATTGCAGAACAGAAAAACTCTGTCATTATCTGTGCAGAGAAGTTCCCCTGGAAGTGTCATAGAAGATGGATTGCTCGAGAACTACAAAAAAGAGGATGGATAGTGGAGCATATTATTGATAAGGGGAAAGTATGGGTGCCGAAATAG
- a CDS encoding diguanylate cyclase produces the protein MSKATILLVEDNKMQADITKDYLSSNGYEVIWVQDGKSAIKIAKVQKIDVILLDLILPDLDGNEVARWLKVNNDTKGIPIIALTVKKSIQEKVLGLESGADDYLSKPYSELELNARIYSCMRTKALQDKLKEKNRQLEQVLAKVEMLAITDSLTEIYNRRYFETTIEREFIMSKRYNTPLSCLMIDIDYFKKINDEFGHRIGDIVLKQVAMLIKNCIRQADTVARWGGEEFIILLPNTKKENTHEITSRILKSVSVHKFPEIGRPITVSIGVAGIPDPEIDNPEKLINISDSALYQAKAKGRNRVAVL, from the coding sequence ATGTCAAAGGCCACCATATTATTAGTGGAAGACAACAAAATGCAGGCAGACATTACAAAGGATTATCTAAGTTCTAACGGATATGAGGTAATATGGGTTCAAGACGGAAAATCGGCTATCAAAATCGCAAAAGTCCAAAAAATCGATGTTATACTTCTTGATTTAATTTTACCAGATCTTGACGGCAATGAAGTAGCACGGTGGTTGAAAGTGAATAATGATACAAAAGGCATTCCAATAATTGCCTTGACTGTCAAGAAATCCATACAGGAGAAGGTATTAGGGCTGGAATCAGGAGCTGATGATTACCTTTCAAAACCATACAGTGAACTGGAGCTGAATGCAAGGATATACTCCTGCATGAGAACAAAGGCTTTGCAAGATAAACTTAAAGAGAAAAACCGACAATTGGAACAAGTATTGGCAAAAGTTGAAATGCTTGCAATTACTGATTCATTAACAGAAATTTATAATAGAAGATATTTTGAAACCACGATTGAGAGAGAATTTATAATGTCAAAAAGATATAATACTCCTCTCTCTTGCTTGATGATTGATATTGACTATTTCAAAAAAATAAACGACGAATTCGGACATAGAATCGGGGATATAGTGCTTAAACAGGTAGCAATGTTAATAAAAAATTGCATAAGACAAGCAGACACTGTTGCGAGATGGGGGGGAGAAGAATTTATTATTCTACTTCCTAATACAAAAAAAGAAAATACCCATGAAATTACCTCAAGAATACTTAAATCTGTATCAGTTCATAAATTCCCTGAAATTGGCAGGCCGATAACTGTAAGCATAGGAGTTGCTGGGATTCCTGATCCAGAAATAGATAACCCTGAAAAATTAATAAACATTTCAGATTCAGCTCTATATCAGGCAAAAGCTAAAGGTCGTAATAGGGTTGCAGTTTTATAA
- a CDS encoding tetratricopeptide repeat protein, with translation MDHVELFKKAQILFLDEKYEESIEIFTKAIEAGANPYLAHLSRGVVYLKLKEVDKALHDFDEAINENSQSARAYFFRGTVYMMKDEFEKAVSDFSKAIELKSGYFMARFSRGVAYARMNKLDEASADIKAVMPEMELNMQGFLDTHGIVRTELFKVMEQLSSGRPLLSLKLSDKEINTLEKWLKEEEA, from the coding sequence ATGGACCATGTAGAACTTTTCAAAAAAGCTCAAATCCTTTTCCTTGATGAAAAATATGAAGAAAGCATTGAGATATTTACAAAAGCTATTGAAGCAGGGGCTAATCCTTATTTAGCCCATTTAAGCCGTGGCGTTGTTTATCTAAAGTTGAAAGAAGTTGATAAAGCTCTCCATGACTTTGATGAGGCTATTAATGAAAATAGTCAAAGTGCAAGAGCATATTTCTTTAGAGGTACTGTTTACATGATGAAAGATGAATTTGAAAAGGCTGTTTCAGATTTCTCAAAGGCAATAGAACTTAAGAGTGGGTATTTTATGGCAAGATTCTCACGTGGGGTAGCATATGCAAGAATGAATAAGTTAGATGAAGCGTCAGCAGATATAAAGGCAGTTATGCCGGAAATGGAACTAAATATGCAAGGATTTCTTGATACTCATGGGATTGTAAGAACAGAATTGTTTAAGGTAATGGAACAACTTTCAAGCGGCAGACCATTACTATCATTAAAATTAAGTGATAAAGAAATTAATACACTCGAAAAATGGCTTAAAGAGGAAGAGGCCTGA
- the hisF gene encoding imidazole glycerol phosphate synthase subunit HisF — protein sequence MNVIKIMPCLDMKDGRVVKGIHFVDLKDAGDPVENAVFYEKEGADELAMLDIAATVENRKTRLEWVRNVSSVINIPLTVGGGISSLEDIELVLDAGADKISMNSAAVRNPELVRQASKAFRSEKITVAIDARRNKKMPSGFELVISGGTKPVGKDAIEWARQCQDLGAGVILPTSMDGDGTQTGYDIEFTKAISDAVELPVVASGGAGKLEHFLDAVRLGGADILLAASVFHYRIFSIRQVKEYLQKNGIQVNL from the coding sequence ATGAATGTCATAAAGATAATGCCTTGTCTCGATATGAAAGACGGCAGGGTAGTTAAAGGAATTCATTTCGTAGATTTAAAAGATGCTGGTGATCCTGTAGAAAATGCTGTATTCTATGAAAAGGAAGGGGCAGATGAACTTGCAATGCTCGATATAGCAGCAACCGTAGAAAACCGTAAAACCAGGCTGGAATGGGTCAGGAATGTCTCATCAGTCATAAATATCCCGCTGACTGTAGGAGGTGGAATCTCAAGCCTTGAAGACATTGAACTCGTCCTTGATGCAGGTGCTGATAAAATCTCGATGAATAGTGCTGCTGTCAGAAATCCTGAGCTTGTCAGACAGGCATCAAAAGCATTCCGCTCAGAAAAAATCACTGTTGCTATAGATGCGAGAAGGAATAAGAAGATGCCCTCCGGATTTGAATTAGTTATATCAGGAGGAACAAAACCGGTTGGAAAAGACGCAATTGAATGGGCAAGGCAATGTCAGGATCTGGGCGCTGGAGTGATACTTCCAACGAGCATGGATGGAGACGGCACTCAAACAGGATATGATATCGAGTTTACAAAGGCAATCTCTGATGCCGTTGAACTTCCAGTAGTTGCATCAGGCGGAGCAGGGAAATTGGAACATTTTCTTGATGCTGTCAGGCTTGGAGGTGCAGATATATTGCTTGCTGCCTCAGTCTTCCACTATAGGATATTCAGTATCAGACAAGTGAAGGAATATTTGCAAAAGAATGGGATACAGGTCAACCTTTAA
- a CDS encoding UTP--glucose-1-phosphate uridylyltransferase translates to MFEKKIKKAVVAVAGSGTRFLPATKTMPKEMLPIVDKPIIQLVVEELVEAGIEDIILVTKWDKKPLEDHFDHNWALANELKKAGKVKQLEEIKRISDMANFIYVRQKGPYGNGTPVLSAASLVENEPFIYVWGDDLVKSKVSFTKQMVEDYMSCGHLMIGVQEVPKELVTRYGIVKLREGTIEIEDIIEKPSIDEAPSQLADFGRMILNQEIIDILRKIPLGKDNELWIVDAIRYYVKKGGIFLAKKVQDGEWLTTGDPLNYLKAVIKYALERKDIGRDLRHFVKHNLIDN, encoded by the coding sequence ATGTTCGAAAAAAAGATTAAAAAAGCGGTAGTAGCTGTTGCCGGTTCCGGCACAAGATTTCTGCCTGCCACAAAGACAATGCCAAAAGAGATGTTGCCTATTGTTGATAAGCCGATTATCCAATTGGTTGTGGAAGAATTAGTAGAAGCAGGAATAGAAGATATTATTTTAGTGACGAAGTGGGATAAGAAACCATTAGAAGACCATTTTGATCATAACTGGGCATTAGCTAATGAGCTTAAAAAAGCTGGCAAAGTAAAACAACTTGAAGAAATCAAGAGAATTTCTGATATGGCAAATTTCATCTATGTAAGACAGAAGGGGCCATATGGGAATGGTACGCCTGTATTATCTGCTGCCAGTCTTGTAGAAAATGAACCTTTTATTTATGTTTGGGGTGATGATCTCGTTAAATCAAAAGTATCATTTACTAAACAGATGGTTGAAGACTATATGAGCTGTGGTCATTTAATGATTGGAGTGCAGGAAGTTCCGAAAGAACTGGTAACCCGGTACGGGATTGTGAAATTGCGCGAAGGCACGATTGAGATCGAGGATATTATTGAAAAACCATCCATAGATGAAGCCCCTTCACAGTTAGCTGATTTCGGGCGGATGATTCTAAATCAGGAGATTATTGATATTTTAAGAAAGATACCCCTCGGCAAGGACAATGAGCTCTGGATCGTTGATGCCATCCGTTATTACGTCAAAAAAGGCGGCATTTTTCTGGCGAAAAAAGTGCAGGACGGTGAATGGCTTACCACCGGCGATCCTTTGAATTACCTAAAAGCTGTGATTAAATATGCACTCGAAAGAAAAGATATCGGTAGAGACTTAAGACATTTTGTTAAGCATAATCTGATTGATAATTAG
- a CDS encoding DUF4912 domain-containing protein, whose amino-acid sequence MKKRANKTATKSKKKQDKKKPPKTLKAVKKRVVKKKDIKKKLKTAKKKSVTKKIRIKSEKKPAKRKIKDKVLKTEKKVIPLKRKTSEKAPPKPAKEIKAIQKVKREKKPKKIVPKIKEKISAKKEVKKVGIPVKVKPEKIKMEVKVKPEKVKKEPILVKPPITVEPVIEKSEKPITEAEIKAISLPSLWEKLPTEYGENYITAIIVDPYQIFVFWEVREDSLKIFKGNLGIRVYDVTDIDFETTEANSYFDIQVSERIGSTYINVSPSKDFIADIGVFYEGIFLTFARSKRVSTPRFGILTEGLLAGEMYESAFNIGY is encoded by the coding sequence ATGAAGAAGCGCGCAAATAAAACGGCTACGAAATCTAAGAAAAAACAGGATAAGAAAAAGCCTCCAAAAACCCTCAAGGCAGTGAAGAAACGCGTAGTTAAAAAGAAAGATATAAAAAAGAAACTGAAGACAGCCAAAAAGAAGTCTGTAACTAAGAAAATACGCATTAAGTCAGAGAAAAAACCAGCAAAAAGAAAAATAAAGGATAAAGTCTTAAAGACTGAAAAGAAGGTTATTCCTCTGAAAAGAAAAACCTCTGAAAAAGCTCCTCCAAAACCTGCAAAAGAGATTAAGGCCATTCAGAAAGTGAAGAGAGAAAAAAAGCCGAAAAAAATTGTGCCTAAAATAAAAGAGAAAATTTCAGCAAAAAAAGAGGTAAAAAAAGTTGGAATTCCTGTTAAAGTTAAACCAGAAAAGATTAAGATGGAGGTTAAGGTAAAGCCTGAGAAAGTTAAAAAAGAGCCTATTTTAGTAAAGCCGCCGATAACAGTTGAGCCTGTAATTGAGAAATCTGAAAAACCTATTACAGAAGCAGAGATTAAAGCGATATCACTTCCTTCTCTATGGGAGAAACTGCCAACAGAATATGGTGAAAATTATATAACAGCCATAATAGTTGATCCATATCAAATCTTTGTTTTCTGGGAAGTAAGAGAGGATTCTCTCAAAATATTTAAAGGTAATCTTGGCATCAGGGTTTATGATGTTACAGACATTGATTTTGAAACAACAGAGGCTAATAGTTATTTTGATATACAGGTTAGTGAAAGAATAGGTAGTACATATATAAATGTCAGTCCTTCAAAAGATTTTATAGCTGACATCGGCGTTTTCTACGAAGGTATTTTTTTAACATTTGCACGATCTAAAAGAGTTTCTACTCCACGTTTTGGAATTTTAACAGAAGGTCTATTAGCTGGGGAAATGTACGAATCTGCTTTTAATATCGGATATTAA